One region of Peribacillus simplex genomic DNA includes:
- a CDS encoding (Fe-S)-binding protein — MTTAQERETIAIQFAEKMDEDELLNCMRCGFCLPHCPTYIESGLKESHSPRGRIAIMKAVADGVIGPDRDVERSLSLCLGCRACEPVCPSGVKYGHLLEEARDIIHQNKKHSLPVKTIRKAVFSGLFPHQERMQAMTGLLGFYQRSGLQYLARKMGVLNMLPDNLATMEKVLPKVPKKSAMKNRPTELPAIGTALKKVAFFSGCLMDTMFLETNKATLKLLQLAGCEIVIPKSQACCGALHGHSGEKEGAKQLAKRNIEAFETDEVDYIITNAGGCGAFLIDYDHLLQDEPEWHDRAMAFKNKLKDISEILVDLRFQEKVRLKLPDQSVTFQDSCHLRNVMNTSLAPRILLQSIEGIDFREMKDADRCCGSAGIYNIVESEMSMNILDSKMVHAKSTKADIVVTANPGCLLQMQLGIERENLGACTKAVHIVDLLMEAADL, encoded by the coding sequence ATGACGACGGCTCAGGAAAGGGAGACCATTGCCATTCAATTCGCGGAAAAAATGGATGAAGATGAATTGTTGAATTGCATGCGCTGCGGCTTTTGCTTACCCCATTGTCCGACATACATTGAATCGGGGTTGAAGGAATCCCATTCACCAAGGGGCAGGATTGCAATTATGAAAGCGGTTGCGGATGGTGTGATTGGGCCGGATAGGGATGTAGAGCGTTCTTTGAGTCTTTGCCTCGGCTGCAGGGCTTGTGAGCCTGTCTGTCCATCTGGAGTGAAATATGGACATCTTCTTGAAGAAGCAAGGGATATCATCCATCAGAATAAAAAACACAGTCTCCCTGTAAAAACGATTCGTAAAGCCGTTTTTAGTGGATTATTCCCGCATCAGGAGCGAATGCAAGCCATGACGGGATTGCTTGGCTTCTATCAGAGATCAGGCCTGCAATACCTGGCTCGTAAAATGGGGGTCCTGAACATGCTTCCAGATAATTTGGCTACCATGGAAAAAGTGCTGCCAAAAGTCCCGAAAAAATCAGCGATGAAAAATAGGCCAACTGAGCTGCCTGCAATCGGAACTGCACTCAAAAAGGTGGCTTTCTTTTCCGGCTGTTTGATGGATACAATGTTTTTGGAAACGAACAAGGCCACACTAAAGCTTCTTCAGCTGGCTGGATGTGAAATCGTGATTCCGAAATCACAGGCCTGTTGCGGGGCGCTTCATGGGCACAGTGGTGAAAAAGAGGGGGCAAAGCAACTGGCCAAGCGTAATATTGAAGCTTTTGAAACGGACGAAGTGGATTATATTATTACGAATGCCGGCGGCTGTGGAGCTTTTCTCATAGATTATGATCACTTGCTCCAAGATGAACCCGAATGGCATGACCGGGCAATGGCATTTAAAAATAAGCTGAAAGATATCAGCGAGATCCTTGTTGATTTGCGTTTTCAGGAAAAAGTTCGACTGAAACTGCCAGATCAATCAGTAACTTTTCAGGATTCCTGTCACTTAAGGAATGTGATGAATACCTCTTTGGCTCCGCGAATTCTCCTTCAATCGATAGAAGGAATCGATTTCAGGGAAATGAAGGATGCGGATCGCTGCTGCGGCTCGGCAGGGATTTATAATATTGTTGAATCAGAGATGTCCATGAATATTCTCGACTCTAAAATGGTGCACGCTAAATCGACAAAAGCCGATATTGTTGTCACGGCAAACCCTGGCTGTCTGTTACAAATGCAATTGGGGATCGAGAGGGAAAATTTGGGGGCATGTACGAAAGCGGTCCATATTGTGGACCTGCTTATGGAGGCAGCTGATCTATAA